DNA from Rhipicephalus microplus isolate Deutch F79 chromosome 5, USDA_Rmic, whole genome shotgun sequence:
AAGTATAAGCCGATTCATGTGTGTCACTTTCACGCCTGATATGAAATTTTTCCATAAGAAAGAATGCGTGTTCCATCGTTATccggagtttttttttaatgatccTCTTTCACAACATGTGGCAATCTCGACGCTTGCGACACCTTATCTCAAGTCTAGTTGGTCATTTGTAAGAAAAATGGCCTTTGGGGTTCTCGACGCGCGCACGCAAACACGACttgaatgcctttttttttcttcttctctgctacttcttctctttttcttttcctatCCACTTTTATTTCCACTCCCCTTACCCTTGTGCCGTAATGTTGAGGTGTCATCCCAGTGATAGACAGTTACGGgcggcacttttcttttcctttcttttacaTAATcacttagagagagagaaaaatggcCTGTGGGCATTCGAAACTGAGCAGATGCTATTGTGTGCTATGGTTATACGGAGTTTTTCAATTGTTTTCTTTGTGACTGTAGGCCTAAAACTCGTTGTTTACGTTGTCGTGTTACCTGCACTGAGATGGTGCTAGACGTAGCACTTACTATACCGCTGCGTTTTATTTCTTTTCCCTATTCCTCAGGAGTATGATGGAGAAGTTGCAAGGCGTGCCCAAGTTCACTCACAGAGTTGCCGCTTCCAACATGGCTGCTTTGGATGTGGTCAAGTTAGTAAGTATATAGAGTGCACTGCGATTCTGGTGACAGCGGAATGCTGTCGGTCACTACGGGGAAATGTATACTGCCATTATTTTTCTTGCCTAATATGGCTGTAGGAAGCTAAAGGTCTATGTACTTGCCTTTTGTTTAGGACTAATCAAACGAAAGGTTGAGATACCCGTATGCGTAAGTTACAGCAGCTGTTATTTAGATCTTCATTTTAACCATGTAGTTAGGTACTCGAAGCCCTCAGCATTGTTTATGCAATGCATCAGCGCATCATTTTCTGTTGTAAATCGTTGGCAGAAGCTAAAACTTGTATAGCCTATAATTTCATCCCATGATGTCTATTTGTAATCGCGTATGCTTGATGGGCTGAAACTTGCACTTCATGCGAAGGGAGTCCTACGCCATACCAGATTACTTGGGGCTGATAATAGTTCCTTCCAACCGTGACAGATACATAAATTACAAAGACACACACCTTAGAGCAGTGGGACGCTCTATCTTGGCCAACTAGCAATCCTTGATCGACCAGGCTCAATGGGCAGCTAAGGCCAGTGGCACCCTTGACGGAAGAGCCtctctaaccccccccccccctaaattaaGCCAAGTTTCATTATTCCTTTTCTGGATTCTTCATTGCCTAACGACAATACTCTCAATTTAAGGGGGATACATTGGCCAAAATCTGTTCCTGGCACCCCGAGGCAACTGGGAGCAGGCTATCAGGACCTGGTGGGAGGAACACCGGAGCACTAGCCGGGACATCGTTGGCCGCTTCAACTTCTCTCCCCGAAACGGACACTTTACGCAGGTGAGAAGGGGCTCAGAGTGAACGCGCAGAATGAAGTTCAGTCGCAATTAATGCTTGAGTTACGTCAAgagtgaataataaatataaaatgtCGCCATGAGCATTGCTTGGTTCTGTAAACTTCCCACTATTTTCCTCTACAAATTCCTTCTGAACTGATAGTAAGCATGCAACGAGAATAATTTGAGGTAGATCGTATCTACTCTACTAGTTCTTTGAAAGGCATTCATGATAAAAAAAGGTAGACGTCCAGGCCCAAACACTAGAAAAGAGATAACACAACAGGCCAATGAGCATTTGCGCTATCTTCATGttctcttgtgtccgtgtttgcacgtGTGTATTCTTCTACCGGGTCTTCAAAATTAGGTTTTATGATGTTCTAGACGTTCAGCACTGGTAAGAACATGAGAACCCCCTTTGCAGATAACCTCCCTTTTTTCCCTCcttcatcctcctcctccttttgtAGATAACCTATGTATCCGGGAGGACCCAAAGTGAGACAATAAATATGGGTGCAAGTCACCTAATTAACCTACATTTGTAATTAGGTTTTCAGTGTCTGCAGCACTGGCGCGAAGCTCCTCCCCGAAGAGACGCGGCAGTTGCGTGCGTCGTTTAATCTGACAATGGGTCGAAGACATAGTTGAAGATGACAACGGTTACCCTTTTACTACTGGCTGGCAATAGCAACCTATAATTGTTCGTCACATCGGCGAAGAACATTGCGCCGATCTTCACCGCCTTGCGTGCACAATCACGCACAATATTAAACTTTGCCGCGGCACACACATGCTAGAAGTATCCTTGGAAGTGTAACTTCGTAGAAAcgcgactgcctccaactttccaATACACATAAGCAAGCATGCTGTGGTGACGGAGAAGCTAAGCATGAAATCTGAGTTAATTAATTCACTGACAGCCAcgatctttctttttctttgggtgcCCCTGGATACATAATCTCTGTAAAAAAGTGTTTTACATGTTTTCCCAGTGCAGTCATTGAGAAGCTAAACATAAAATCTGTGTTAATTAAACCACTGACAACCATATATATTTTTCTCATACTTTGTGTCCCCCTGAATGCATAAGCTATGTACAAAAGTGTTTGACATGTTCCTCCTAGTGTTGAAGTTTGAGAAAAGCATAAAGCTTAACCTTGAACACCTGGTATAATTAATTCACAAACCTCTTTGATGTTCATGCATTTACTTCACGTGTGTACAGAAACTTTGTCAGATTTGTTCCACTTCTCAAGCGACTTCTCTCAAGCAGCCTCGAATACTGCTTTTGTTAACGAAACCATTTCACGCAGCCGTTAACAAGCTGGTACAGAAAACGATGTCAAGTTGGAAAACAAATGTTTCGTTTCAGGAACAAGCAACCTAATCGCCTGAATTCCAGAGtttgttcatttattcattcattgtgACGACAACGGTATGCGTCAGGCTTTTAGTCAGGCGAGCCAAAAATGGCCTGCTCGCTAATAACAACAATCACTCCTCAAGCTATAGTGTCTTCGAACGCGCTCATTAATCTCCTACTAACAGAGTTGGAACACGTGGTCTTTTTTCGTCAGTGGTCTTTTTCGCCACTGTTATTCTACAGGACTTCGCTAATGACGCCATGCATTTCGGAAGGTGGCTTCGTTATTCACGAACACGGTATATTCTTTCGCTTAATGAACCCCCTTTCCGTGAGAGAGTCAGTGCGTATGTCTAAGCTCATTGCGTGATGCAGTGAGCGCCACAAATGTTTCACACACTCATCCATCACGTGATGACGCTCGCAAAGAGTCTTCAACAGGCTGTATTTGGGTGCGCGTCTCTTGCGTGACAAACAGTGCGGAATTGAGGTTGCACTCAAACTGTTAACGAATGGAAGCTCTGTGCTTCACTGTGTGAAAATGCGCAATATTTCATTCCATACTGTTCGTAATTCCGCTATAGTAGCATCCCAATTTTTACAATGAAATCTTTCTATGTGAAGTCCGTGAAGCCGTGGTGCATGCGCAAACACAAACATTTGGCTCGTTGGTTCACATGTACGAAAATTAGAAGTGtggaacaagaaagaaaaaattcaatcgttgccttttttttctttcttgtgaatgaagaaaaaatattTCTTCATTCACTGGGTCTTCGTTCTCTCACGTGCTTTTCCGACCAGCTGGTGGAATTTTCATTAGCCCACATACGTCTTCCCTAAATATTCGGAGAGTGTAATAAAACATTTGTGTGCTGCGCACACTTTCACAACGCGTGCCACACTCTGCGAGTTGCGGCTGTTTCAGGAGGTTGTGTGAGCGTTACAGAAGCCTAATAAGCGTCGCAGAAATCATACAGTGTGCAAACCAACGAAAGTCACTCACACCTAGGTTCTTCGCGTTAATTCATCATCCCTACTGCTTCAATATATAGCTTTCGTCATTCAGTAGGAAACAAAACATTGAAATTACGAATACGCAGGGCAGCTATGCGACACACGCGCTGGGCTAATAAAACTTGACAAAAAACACGCATAACAATACATGCGGTGTATTCCAGGCCTTTTTCGCACGGTGGATTTTCATTACTTCTTCCACGACTTTTTTGGTCACAATCGCAGATGGCTTGGTCACGCACTGCAAAAGTAGGCTGCGGTGCCACTGACTGCCCACAGCTAAACGGACGTTACATGGTGTGCAACTACGAACCTGGGTAAGCATATTGTCCGCAACGATGGGCGTATTTGCGCTTCTCGTTTGTTGGTTTCTCTTTATTGCGGTTGGATCACACCGGCAAGATGTGTTCAACGCGTTACACCCCTCGATGCCGCAAGCGCCTCATTGTATCAAAACCTTCTTTAATGTTTAGATTGCTCTAATTGTTCGTGTGGTGCCAATGACGGAGTGTACAACTGCGAACGCATATAGCACTGACGCTTAAATTCACCGCGGCCCAACCGCTGAACACACTTTTAATAACCGGCAGCTGTGTTCACCGTTTCCATCATAAATTGTGATGATTATTTTGACTTGCTGCCCCTATATGTGCGCCCAGTAAAGAAATTAtgttttcctctttcttttcgcGTCTCCGCCGCTAAAGTCTTCACAGTGGATGTAACGTCTTTACCGTAAAAACATTCAGTGGTTTATTCATTCACCTATTCAATTTCCTTGTATGATCTCACCTTTCATGTAAGCCCTATTGCTCACAATGTGCAATATTTGAGTAATCTGGCAAAAGAGAAAGATGAAGAAACGTGCGCAGGactagttcttttttctttcttttttctggtgagtggtttcgatattgaaaaaaaaaaatcttactgaattaagtcatcgattcttggctgatccccctgagtgggtacgaaccatggctgtggaatcatcatcatcatcatcatcaggactATTAACTAGGGGCACTGAAGTGCTGCACACTTGGGCATTTGTGCTGAGCCCTTCGTAACCAGCATATTCGGCCGCTGTACAGCGAAAATGTGCAGTTCATTCCTCTCACGCTCACTATACAAGGATTGTTTCGCTGTTATATTCGGACAGGCATCAAGACGACGCATGCAAATTGTGCTGAGAATGATCGGCAACACTCAAACACATATGTTGTGGGGTTCTAGTACAGTTTCCAGAATGACTGAGGTTACTCTGGAGACCCTGTCGTCGAGGTGGGCCGCTGCTCTGCGCAGATCGGACCTTGGCATTCAAACGTATTGGCAGTGAGCAAGCGCGCCAGGTGGTCTCTCCCTTTTGAGGGACAAACACATTTCCGAGGCAGTGGGAGGCCTGGCTTTCTAGCAAATATCAAGGGAGCATTGTTGTTCTGTACTGCCacgcaacaataatcgtcatctgacTTGCTCACGTTCCCTTTCTTGAAAACCCCGCGCTGACCACTTTCCTGTCAGGAATGctatgtcacactgataacgAGCGCACTGATCGTGAGCGCGAACTACAGAAACCTTCGTGATAACGCGACGAAAGTACGCGAAGTAGATGATTATTGTTGCATGGCAGAAATACTCCCCAAGTACTTCTTTTTAAGTGTACTCGCTCTGGCCTGGCGAGTGACAAAGGCCAGTGGGGTCCTAAAATAGAGGACGCACCCACCTTCGCCAGAATTTTCTCTCTAGTTTTTAATAATACTCACGGCACGAACCAAGCCGTGGCTGTAAGAGTCTGTTTCACGACTAGAAAAGTCCTTTTGTGCACTTTCCCGATCAGCGCACGCTGGGAGATACTCGTAataactatttttttttattttgtctgtgTGCATCTGTCTTTGCAGAGGAAACATGCTGAGGCAGCCCGTGTACACGGAAGGCTGGCCGTGCTCCCAATGTCCTCAGGGCACGCAATGCGCGTCCGTGCAGGGCTCTCGGGAAATGTCACTTTGCGGTGAGTATGCTGGCACCGAAATATAACCGGATTTCGCTGGTACGCAGCTATATATAAAACTGCCTTTACATTACTTGCAACTCCTGGATGAGCCCCAGTGGTGCTTGCGAAACTCTTCAAATAAAGGAAGGTAACTACGATGCGCAGAAAGGCACCTTTGCTCACAGTTCCGCTGAACTTCATCGATTGTGGCATTCCACTGCGGTTTTTGGTCGAACGCGAGGAGGGGCTTGCTGTGGATTACTCTATCATAATGGGTGGTCCGAAGGATTTGTGTCACTCAGAAACGTGAATGGTGGAACTAGTAGTATATTGTATTGTCAGGCAGACTTCTTCAATGCGATCTTTAGACTGCGCAACTGGTCTCCATATTTAAAATTGGTAACAGATATTCGTCATATTACTACAACCCGCTTTCTCTAACATGTATCTGTAGCAAAATGTCGGCGCACATCATTTTATCTGTCACATGGAACTCTTTGCTTTTTCACCACTAATCAAACCTTGCCGCgaatggtttctttttttttttgctaatcagCACAGCTTCAGGAAAATTTTATCATTCAAGGCACAGACTTTTTGAATTCATGACTAATTTGCGCTCTGTTGGGGTGCGCGAATAGCGACCCTTTGAACCAAATCAGTACCAAATGAATAGTGGGGACAACAAATAGAATATAAGTATGAATTAAATGCTATTGAAATAGTTTTCCTAAAGTAAGGCAACGATTTTTAAATCTGACCAGTAAATTTAAGCTCACATTTTGACAAACGTCCCATTTGTTTGGCACAAATATTTGGGAGCTTTGATAAACGAGCACTACAATTACTTTcaagtgcgaaaaaaaattgcTAGAATTGTTTAAAACTCGGCGGCAACCAGATATTTGTAAATGTTTTGTGACTGCGAGGTAAATATAGAAGGGATTACTACAGTGAACTTGTTGCTTTGAAAACCGATTGTAAGTAAAATTGCTACCTACATATGAAGCAATATTTATACTTAACATCATGACATATTTAGAGAAAATAGTTTATTGCTCAAACTCTTGCTTCAGCGGCAATGCAGTTATCAGCCAAACGCCTTCATTTCGTCATTAATAGGCCACTGATAGTACCCTACATCAGCTGTCTGCATGTCAGCcattagaaaacaagaaaagataTTCTACGATGTTTCCACGTGTCACTCATTAGAGCATTTCTCGTTGTTGCTGTTTActtgaaaaataattttgaagatATTCGGTATTTCAAATATGTACTTTTTGGCTCGACAACCGAATTGAATAGAAGGCTATTCGATTGGTTATCAGAAATTTTCCAATTTCACCCCCCTCCCCACTAGCGTTTTGACATGCACCATAATGTCAGTGTTTTCTCGGCTTTTATAAGGTGTTCGACCATGTAGCCCACTTCCGTCTTATTTCAAAGTTGACTGCTTTACAATTAAATTTACAGGCACAAAGTCGGCAAACGAGTTTTATTTAAATCGCCAAAATTTGTCAATAGTTAGCAATATTTCATCGCCCATATAATAGCCCAGGCGTACCACATGGTAGCGTTTGGGACCAAGTTTTTAACGCGTAATGATGACCATCCTAATAATTTAATATCACGCTGGTAGTTTTACGTGTTTCTGATAACCATAACCTTCTTCAAAACTATATCTATCTGATTTTAATTCGGTGTAACACTTGGCTAATAACCCTTATGCCCCTAAATGCAAAGAATTCTATTTTCTTACTTGTAAAAACATAAACAACAgcgtggattttccagttatttGGCACAAGTACTTGGGAATAAAGCTCCTATCAAACTTTTTCTGGCACCTTTACATTGCTACTATGTCTGCTAACGCATCAATGTTACTGCCGTACTTTGATCAAACCCAGCGAAATTCACCCTGCAACAAGTGCAAGAGCAACGTTTCAGACGTTTGTTATAGCCCGCATCTCGAATTCGCTTGTCCACTGTGGTCACCCTA
Protein-coding regions in this window:
- the LOC142817882 gene encoding scoloptoxin SSD976-like, translating into MTTSLGSAIFICTALSLVTCTIWVQQLPPPQNSQFPPPPPPWWNPQTRPHTPNRWFMMNRTWPFPATLNLIRPGLWSTFNGTLLQSVSPDEVVFITRFHNELRQTLALGKLGGFPPAADMLLLEYDGEVARRAQVHSQSCRFQHGCFGCGQVRGYIGQNLFLAPRGNWEQAIRTWWEEHRSTSRDIVGRFNFSPRNGHFTQMAWSRTAKVGCGATDCPQLNGRYMVCNYEPGGNMLRQPVYTEGWPCSQCPQGTQCASVQGSREMSLCARQSLSCPPWSLAPPNRTP